The Winslowiella toletana region CATTGTATAAAGTGAACATCAGACAATATTAACGTCTGTAATTCACGCTCGGTAAATTGCTGACCCACTATCTGACGCGGTCCATCAGGAGGCAGCATCGTGCCATCGTAAGGTATCATTCCATTTTCCTTTTAAAGCGACGTCTATGCTGAAGCGTGATAACGACGCGGTATCCAGTGCGTCTTTTCCGTCAGGCAATGTTCAAAGCACGTGGTCAGATTTTGATTAATCATCGCCAAATTGGCACCAGCCAGGTTACAACGCAGGAAACTGGCGTCGCGCAGATCTGCGTTGTATAGCAAGCTCTGTTGCAGACTGGTGCTCTGCCAGTGACTGTGCGTCAGTTGGGCGTCTTTCAGGCGCACCGCGGCCATATCACAGGCGATCAGCGTCGCCTGCGATAAATTGGCTTTGTCGCAGCAGCTCTCCAGCATCGAACAATAGCTAAAGGTACTGGAGTGCAAATTAGCGCTGAGAAAACCCATTTTATTCATGCTGCAATGCTCAAAATGCGTATCAGAAAGATCGGTATTTAACCCGGTGGTTACACTGTTGAAATAACAGTGGCTAAAGCGCACAGAGGCCCACTGGCTGGTGATAATCGACGTTTTCTCGATAGTGCTCTCCGTGAAACGCGCTCGCGATACGTTACACTCATCAAATACGCACGACAGGATGTTGCTCTGGTTAAATACGGTCTGCTGACACTGCGATTCAGACAGGAAACAGCTCTGTAAGGTACTGTGTTCAAACTGCCCAAGGCCAAAATCACTGCTGTTAATCAAACAATTATCGAAAGAATTGCCGATAAAGTGGCTTTGCTGAAACCTGACGTGTTCAAAGGTGATTTTTTCCCATTTGCAATGGTTAAAATGGGCCTTCTGCCACTCCGTTTGCCTGAATAAACAGTCGGTAAAAGAGACGGTATTCCAGCATGAATCGGCAAAATCACCCTGAATAAATTGGCAATGTTCAAACGTGCAGTTATTCAGTGTGGCGTTATCGAAATGGCTGTTATTAAAGGTGCAATGCCGAAAATGTTTATTGTCCAGCCTCATGCCGGACAGAGCGCTGGCTGAAAACAAAATATTGGTAGCCGTCTCTTCGCCGCTGGCTAACCACTGGGTCGCCAGCTCATCCGAATCGGAAGATGGGATCTTCAGATTACGCAACGTATCCTGCCCTTCCGCTTCCTGCCGTTCCTGTGCCTCAATAGCTTTCTGGATATCCTGATAAAAAGATTCGACATCGATTTCAGGCATAGCTGTGGCGTTATAGCGTAATGAATCAGGATGATCGGCCAAATCCCGAATAACATTTAATGGCATACCGGTTGGCATTAACTCAGTATCTTTAAGAAATTCAAATGTTGGAGCGTCGGTCACACTGCGTTTCTTATAGATTTGCTGGTAATACTCCGGGCTACGCAACTCGTCGGCGTGATCCATGCCGACCAACAGGGTCTCAACCGGCTCATCAAAAAGATGCGTCAGTGGCAGGCTGCCGGTAAACACCATCAGGCCAATGTCATTATCCGGTAGCAGCCACAGCGTTTTACGCTGTAATGTTAATTCACTTGGCGACTGTGCGTTTTTATTCCAGATGAAAGCTCTGGCACGGACGGACGGAAATACCCCTGAGATAACCGCATCCTGTGGGCGGAATCCCGTCAGTCTGAAAGGCACATTGTCTGGCCACTCGGCTTTTTTCAGCCATTGTTCAGGGGGTGCCATCTGAAAATAACGACGATTAATATTCGGTGGCAAGCCCGGGAAAAAGGTCTCCAGATATTTAGGGTCTGTCATACCAGAGGCGACGGCATCCAGATGTGCCTTGCGTAACTGAAAACCATAAGGAACCGGAGTCGGGGCCGCCAGCGGCGAACGAACCGTCGCAGCACCATCCGCCCCGATCGCCATGACTGTCGGTTTACGATCGTCATCATAACCGCGGCCCAAAGGATTTTCTTTGCAGCCTTTCCCTCCCCAGCTCTGGGTATGATCCATCGGAATACGCAGGAAGGGTTTGATACCCAGCCCTGTTTTGCTGCCTTCCCCTTCAATACACCAGCGCCGGTTAATCGCCCCGACGTCTACTTCGGGATACAGCGATGTCACTTCTTCGCCAATACCGGCATGGCCTGCCAGTAAAAACTCGGCAAACGGCTTTGGTTCAGCACTGTCGAGCATTTGCAGCGAAAGCGGGGCTGATTTCCATGCCTGCCAGATTTGTGGTTCAGTTACCAGATGCTCAGGTTTAGACAGGTAGCATCCGGCTACCACGCTGATCCCCATATGACTTTCATAGCCTATCTGATAACAGTTTTTCAGCACCACCAGCTGCTGTGGACGAATAATGCGCATCACGACTCCTTATCAGTTTTTGCTCTGCATACCGACGGTTTTAAGGTCAACGCCGGTTTGCGAATAGCCAACGCCGGTATACGAGAGGGAAAAGCCGGTGTTGCTGATACTGCTGGCGGTGGTGCTGATGCTGCTGCCGGTGGTGCTGATACTGCTGCCGGTGGTGCTGATGCTGCTGCCGGTAGCAGAAACCGAACTGCCGGTGGTGGAGATGCTGCTCACCGTCGTGCTGAGGCTGCTGCCGGTCATGCTGACAGAACTTCCGGTGGTGCTGATGCTGCTCCCGGTCATGCTGGTACTGCTGCCGGTGGTGCTATGACTCACGCCGGTGGTGCTGGTACTGCTTCCGGTGAAGCCAACACTGCTGCCGGTAAAGGACTGGCTGTTGCCGGTAATGCTATGGCTGGATCCCGTCTGACTCATACTCTGGCCGGTGATACTGGAACTTAAGCCGGTGATACTATGACTGCTGCCGGTGATGCCATTACTGGTGCCGGTAAAGGAAGAGCTGCATCCGGTCATACTGCTGCTGACTCCGGTTGCGCTGGTGCTGGCACCGGTAAAAGAAGTACTCACGCCGGTAAAGGAGCAGCCAACGCCGGTAAATGAGGTACTCAGCAACGTGCCACTCACACTCACGCCGGTCGCACTGACGGACATGCCGGTTAGAGACAGGCTGGCCCCGGTACTGGAGATCCCCAGTCCTTTGGCAGAAACATCCATGCCGGTGACCGAAAAACTGACGTCTTTATAAGAGACATGGTTACTGATCCACTCGGTAGCGGTGCGTTCTACCGTGGCATAACTATCCTGCCCTACCGCCGTGGAACTGTTGCGTTCAATGGTGTTTTGCAGGTCACGCTCAGCGTGCAGCATGATGCGTTCATTACCACGATTGTCATCAAAAGTGAGCTGA contains the following coding sequences:
- a CDS encoding DUF2169 family type VI secretion system accessory protein, whose protein sequence is MRIIRPQQLVVLKNCYQIGYESHMGISVVAGCYLSKPEHLVTEPQIWQAWKSAPLSLQMLDSAEPKPFAEFLLAGHAGIGEEVTSLYPEVDVGAINRRWCIEGEGSKTGLGIKPFLRIPMDHTQSWGGKGCKENPLGRGYDDDRKPTVMAIGADGAATVRSPLAAPTPVPYGFQLRKAHLDAVASGMTDPKYLETFFPGLPPNINRRYFQMAPPEQWLKKAEWPDNVPFRLTGFRPQDAVISGVFPSVRARAFIWNKNAQSPSELTLQRKTLWLLPDNDIGLMVFTGSLPLTHLFDEPVETLLVGMDHADELRSPEYYQQIYKKRSVTDAPTFEFLKDTELMPTGMPLNVIRDLADHPDSLRYNATAMPEIDVESFYQDIQKAIEAQERQEAEGQDTLRNLKIPSSDSDELATQWLASGEETATNILFSASALSGMRLDNKHFRHCTFNNSHFDNATLNNCTFEHCQFIQGDFADSCWNTVSFTDCLFRQTEWQKAHFNHCKWEKITFEHVRFQQSHFIGNSFDNCLINSSDFGLGQFEHSTLQSCFLSESQCQQTVFNQSNILSCVFDECNVSRARFTESTIEKTSIITSQWASVRFSHCYFNSVTTGLNTDLSDTHFEHCSMNKMGFLSANLHSSTFSYCSMLESCCDKANLSQATLIACDMAAVRLKDAQLTHSHWQSTSLQQSLLYNADLRDASFLRCNLAGANLAMINQNLTTCFEHCLTEKTHWIPRRYHASA